A single region of the Pseudorhodoplanes sp. genome encodes:
- a CDS encoding helix-turn-helix transcriptional regulator has product MLRIEQIRAARALLGWRQEDLARAADVGVATVRRLETSENFASGNVSTLSKIEQAFERAGVQFLYADALNGIGVRLSLTKRSKKS; this is encoded by the coding sequence ATGTTGCGCATCGAACAAATACGTGCCGCCAGAGCGCTCTTGGGTTGGCGGCAAGAGGACTTAGCGCGCGCTGCCGATGTCGGCGTCGCCACGGTTCGGAGATTGGAGACGTCGGAAAACTTTGCGAGCGGAAACGTCAGTACGCTTAGTAAGATTGAACAGGCCTTCGAACGTGCGGGCGTTCAATTTTTGTATGCGGATGCCTTAAACGGGATTGGCGTCAGACTTTCCTTAACGAAACGAAGCAAAAAATCGTGA
- a CDS encoding siphovirus Gp157 family protein, translating to MYLALATASYKEMHRRLKESDPTLDEETLADTVEGLTDLHEIVAAIMRSALIDEALVDGLKLRIGDMEARLERLQDRASKRRAIARDVMTDTGITKITLPDFTISIRPGTPSLVVTNEAEIPGRFFEPREPKLNRQALLADLKQGAQIAGAALSNPQPVLSVRTK from the coding sequence ATGTATCTAGCTCTAGCAACTGCCTCCTATAAAGAAATGCATCGCCGACTGAAGGAAAGCGACCCAACCCTTGACGAGGAAACACTAGCCGACACGGTGGAAGGACTGACTGATCTGCATGAGATCGTCGCCGCGATCATGCGCTCGGCGTTGATCGACGAGGCGCTTGTCGATGGCTTGAAGCTCCGCATCGGCGACATGGAGGCGCGACTTGAACGGCTGCAGGATCGGGCTTCCAAGCGAAGGGCCATCGCGCGCGACGTGATGACCGACACGGGCATCACCAAGATAACGTTGCCTGATTTCACGATTTCCATCCGGCCTGGGACGCCATCGCTCGTTGTGACGAACGAAGCGGAAATCCCGGGTCGTTTTTTTGAGCCGCGCGAGCCGAAGCTGAATCGCCAGGCTCTGCTGGCGGACCTCAAGCAGGGAGCGCAAATCGCCGGCGCTGCACTCTCCAATCCGCAACCGGTGCTGAGCGTGAGGACAAAGTGA
- a CDS encoding KpsF/GutQ family sugar-phosphate isomerase: MKPNIKPQTHIQGFISSALRTLDAEASGIAALSQALQNGLGPAVIAAVDLIREAKGRLIVTGMGKSGHVGRKIAATFASTGTPAFFVHPGEASHGDLGMITPDDVIMALSWSGETVELKNLIDYSRRFKIGLIAVTAEADSTLGRACDVALVLPQAREACPHNLAPTTSSLMQLALGDAMAVALLESRGFTELDFKVLHPGGRLGAMLKFTRDVMRSGEGVPLATSGSRMSDAIVEMSAKSVGCVGITDQGGHLIGIITDGDLRRHMRPGLTEASVDEVMTKGPKTCRPDQLVSEVIEILNASKITAIFVVDNAKPIGVVHLHDLLRVGVA, translated from the coding sequence GTGAAACCAAACATCAAACCGCAGACACACATCCAAGGCTTCATTTCCTCCGCCCTGCGCACCCTGGACGCAGAAGCAAGCGGCATCGCTGCGCTGTCGCAGGCGCTGCAGAACGGTCTGGGGCCCGCCGTCATCGCGGCTGTGGACCTGATCCGCGAGGCGAAGGGCCGCCTGATCGTTACCGGCATGGGCAAGTCCGGCCATGTCGGGCGCAAGATCGCCGCCACCTTCGCCTCCACCGGCACGCCGGCCTTTTTCGTCCATCCGGGCGAGGCGAGCCACGGCGATCTTGGCATGATCACGCCGGATGACGTGATCATGGCATTGTCCTGGTCGGGCGAGACGGTGGAGCTGAAAAACCTCATCGACTATTCGCGCCGCTTCAAGATCGGGCTGATCGCCGTCACCGCGGAGGCCGACTCAACGCTTGGCCGCGCCTGCGATGTCGCGCTCGTCCTGCCGCAGGCGCGCGAGGCCTGCCCGCACAATCTCGCACCCACCACGTCATCCCTGATGCAGCTCGCGCTCGGTGACGCGATGGCGGTCGCCCTGCTGGAAAGCCGCGGCTTCACCGAACTCGACTTCAAGGTTCTGCATCCCGGCGGCCGGCTCGGCGCCATGCTGAAATTCACGCGCGATGTGATGCGCTCGGGCGAGGGCGTGCCGCTCGCCACCAGCGGATCGCGCATGTCGGACGCCATTGTCGAAATGTCGGCGAAGAGCGTCGGCTGCGTCGGCATCACCGATCAGGGCGGACACCTCATAGGCATCATCACCGACGGCGATCTGCGGCGCCACATGCGCCCGGGCCTCACCGAGGCGAGCGTTGATGAGGTGATGACCAAAGGCCCCAAGACCTGCCGCCCCGATCAACTGGTCAGCGAAGTAATCGAGATTCTGAACGCGTCGAAGATCACCGCAATTTTCGTCGTGGACAATGCGAAGCCGATCGGCGTCGTGCATCTGCACGATCTCCTGCGCGTCGGCGTCGCCTGA
- a CDS encoding NAD-dependent epimerase/dehydratase family protein — translation MRLLITGASGFVGQALTRALAGSDFLVRAAARYPAAIPSLAYIEPAYLPDLASGPDWTPLLQDIDAVIHLAGIAHAGAGIADDVYDRVNRAVTETLAQACATRNIRMIFISSIRAQTGPAADHILTEHDTPRPTDAYGRSKLAAEDAVRRSGASFVILRPVVMYGLGVKGNIATVLRLAKTSLPLPFADFHEKRSLLAVNNLVAAIRHALAEPSMQGETFIVADNEPVSLAEIIAMMRAAQNRKPHLFSLPPDFFAACLRLIGRGDIWERIGGSLVADAAKLRATGWRPAVNTLDGLAAMVQAASPRKSGTASRSTP, via the coding sequence ATGCGGCTGCTGATTACCGGTGCTTCCGGGTTCGTCGGGCAAGCCCTGACGCGGGCGCTCGCCGGCTCGGATTTTCTGGTGCGCGCGGCGGCGCGATATCCCGCTGCCATTCCCTCCCTCGCGTATATCGAGCCGGCGTATCTGCCCGATCTCGCGAGCGGCCCGGACTGGACACCGCTTCTGCAGGATATTGACGCCGTCATTCACCTTGCCGGCATCGCCCATGCAGGCGCGGGCATCGCCGATGACGTCTATGATCGCGTGAACCGCGCCGTAACCGAGACGCTGGCGCAGGCCTGCGCCACCCGCAACATCCGGATGATCTTCATCTCATCGATACGCGCGCAAACCGGCCCCGCAGCAGACCACATTCTCACCGAGCATGACACGCCGCGGCCGACCGATGCCTATGGCCGCTCCAAGCTCGCCGCCGAGGATGCGGTGCGCCGCAGCGGCGCGTCCTTTGTCATCCTGCGGCCGGTCGTCATGTATGGGCTCGGCGTAAAGGGCAATATCGCCACCGTGCTGCGGCTGGCAAAGACGTCATTGCCGTTGCCTTTTGCCGACTTTCACGAAAAGCGTTCGTTGCTCGCCGTCAACAATCTCGTCGCCGCCATCCGGCATGCGCTCGCCGAGCCATCGATGCAGGGGGAGACTTTTATCGTCGCAGACAACGAGCCGGTTTCGCTTGCCGAGATCATCGCCATGATGCGCGCCGCGCAGAATCGAAAGCCCCACCTCTTCTCACTACCGCCGGACTTTTTCGCTGCCTGTCTGCGCCTCATTGGGCGCGGCGACATCTGGGAACGCATCGGCGGATCGCTGGTGGCCGACGCTGCAAAGTTGCGCGCCACCGGCTGGCGACCGGCCGTCAATACGCTGGATGGACTTGCCGCGATGGTTCAGGCGGCTTCGCCGCGGAAATCCGGCACCGCATCGCGCAGCACGCCATAG
- a CDS encoding glycosyl transferase codes for MRALSEPLPSSMMLGFAIVAASAAVTIALIVWLKPLLLRYALARPNARSSHKTPTPQGGGIAVMTAALVLSAIATFMLKDAASPFGATFGPVLFATVFIALIGAVDDIRTLAIAPRLLGQAVAVALVLASLPADFALTPFLPWWLERALLLIAGLWFVNLVNFMDGLDWMTVAEILPVTGGLIVLSAVAGLPLHATVLALALFGALLGFAPFNKPVAHLFLGDVGSLPIGLLVGYLLLLLAGAGHVVAALLLPLYYLADATITLLRRFGNGETVWQAHRSHFYQRATDHGFSVMQIVGRVFGVNIGLVALAAWSVWQTNLITQMIALGLGLALVGWLLITFSRKRA; via the coding sequence ATGCGCGCTCTGTCTGAGCCCCTTCCATCTTCGATGATGCTCGGATTCGCCATCGTGGCGGCGAGTGCGGCAGTCACCATCGCGCTGATTGTCTGGCTTAAGCCCCTGCTCCTGCGCTACGCGCTGGCGCGCCCGAATGCGCGCTCCTCACACAAGACGCCGACGCCGCAGGGCGGCGGCATCGCCGTGATGACGGCCGCGCTGGTCCTGTCCGCCATTGCGACATTCATGCTGAAGGATGCGGCCTCACCCTTTGGCGCGACATTCGGCCCTGTCCTTTTCGCGACAGTCTTCATCGCTCTCATCGGCGCGGTTGACGACATCCGCACACTCGCGATTGCACCGCGCCTGCTCGGCCAGGCGGTCGCTGTCGCACTGGTGCTGGCGAGCCTGCCCGCCGACTTCGCCCTCACGCCGTTTCTTCCCTGGTGGCTCGAGCGCGCGCTGTTGCTGATCGCCGGCCTCTGGTTTGTCAATCTCGTCAACTTCATGGACGGCCTCGACTGGATGACGGTCGCGGAAATCCTCCCTGTCACCGGCGGCCTCATCGTGCTGTCCGCTGTCGCCGGCCTGCCCTTGCACGCAACCGTGCTTGCGCTGGCGCTGTTCGGCGCCCTGCTCGGTTTCGCGCCGTTCAACAAACCCGTGGCCCACCTTTTCCTCGGCGATGTCGGAAGCCTGCCGATCGGATTGCTCGTCGGTTACCTGCTGCTGCTGCTCGCCGGCGCCGGGCATGTGGTCGCGGCGTTGCTGCTGCCGCTTTATTATCTCGCCGACGCCACCATCACCTTGCTGCGCCGCTTCGGCAACGGCGAGACGGTATGGCAGGCGCATCGCAGTCATTTCTATCAGCGCGCCACCGATCACGGCTTCAGCGTGATGCAGATTGTCGGGCGCGTGTTCGGCGTCAATATCGGGCTTGTGGCTTTGGCGGCCTGGTCGGTGTGGCAGACCAATCTAATCACGCAAATGATCGCGCTCGGTCTGGGTCTCGCCCTTGTCGGTTGGCTGCTCATCACCTTCAGCCGGAAACGCGCCTGA